The following nucleotide sequence is from Rhizoctonia solani chromosome 15, complete sequence.
ctaaTTATCTTTCtcttttcaatcatgtgatcctggcgcttattatgccaagatgccgcgccaagatgctgtgccaagggcgcttaagaaaaatccatgcttctgcacagcccacagcacacttctcttttcacatagttacttcctttctcacacacacagaccacatgtggATTAcatctttgtctatatatatagCAGGgcaattgcttggagaccccaagttgattttaccttgtctttcaaTACAGACAGGTCCAGTagtccagctaagtagctggagtTATCAGAAGTCACACTGCTCACCCCGCTTATCTCACTCACCAAAcgtcccaggcctaaggccccatcattagtagttagtagtagaatGCCCCATGCATTGTAGACACTGCAGTATAGCCTAGCCCATTAGCCAGTGTTGCCTTGTATTAGTTATGGCCCCAAGCACCTGCCACttgtgtgtacccaccttacagtggtgtacaacagaaagcaaacagttagtagcTAGCACTATAAACCTGTTGTTCTGTCTGActgagtaccaatttataTTGGGAACACATTCTAGTGTTCAATTTCCTAGATCTCATCATTTTTGCCATTTTTTGGCCATATTCCATTGTAACCCAATATCTCTACCTTGAAAAGACCCTCAACAACATCAATCACATATTAGTGGGTCAAATCAACAACCTTGAAGAATATATTGCGCAAATTGAAGAACCAGGGCTAATCCAGAATATTGCCCTTATAAAAAGTCATAAGTCATTTGCCAAACACCTCAATCATATCTACAAGGCAGATCATCAAGAACAGAGGAATCTCATTGCCATCCTTGAATCTCATAACTGCAATCTAGCTCTCAcaattgaagagcaagaaagatGTATCAAGGAAAAAGATCAACTATTGGTTGAAAAAGAGATAGAGCTAGACAATTTACATACATTCATTCAAGACACcacccaagatggaagggGGCAAATTCACTACTACTGGGACTATGAGTTTTGGGCAGTATTGCACAacaatgcctggtttgggTGCAATGGGCAGGACTAGTCTGATCATGCCCCAAGTACAATCTGGTTGGTCTGTACCCTCTTTTTGTAcccatactcctgctcctgtgGCTGCACTgcctcatgtatattctcCCATGTCCTTTGATTACATGTCTTATCACAAACtatttgatatggttgcACAAAATATGATGGTTTTAAAAAAGGAGTTCTCTCAATTGCAAGGGGCTTATGAAAGCCAACATGACCAAATTGCATTATTGAGAGGAGAACTAGAAGAGCATTGGGAACATGCCAAGAAATGGCACCAATTTTATTCAaatcaaattcaaggagctgCTGCTTCCATTCAAGCTGTGCAAGACCAGCTAGTCCACAATTCCACCCTTTGCCCTACTGCTCTTGTTCCTCCCCCACCTGCTCCCACTTCTTCCAATATTTCCCCATCTTTGTCTCCTTCTGATCTCAAATTTGCCAAACCAAATAAATTTGGTGGCAAAAAAGATGACGCCCTTAGCTTTATCATTGCCTGCCAAGCATAAATTAGGGTAAAAGGGGTGAACCACTCCCACAAAGAAAAGGTACTGTGGGTAACTTCATACTTTGAGGGTGCAGCAGAAGACTGGGTTGGACCctacaaggaaaggaaggtaTTCAGGGGAGAAGCAGTCCCCCTTTTGGAAGACATTGATGTGTTCTGGGCCAAGTTCACCAAACATTATGTGGACACCAATTGCAATGAGAAGTActgccaaaaatggaacaacCTGCAACAAAAATCTTCTGTCCAGGAATATACTCAAGAGTTCCAACAGTATTCCATTTCTTTGGGTTACAGCAATGAGACTGTTGTAAccacactgtaaggtgggctacTTGCTGgtggatgggcgcttaaggctgtatgTAAACAATGGAgtcaactatctaaggctaactactataactactagcgcttaaggcaccctactactaactactgttgaTGATGGGgtcttaggcctgggaggtgtggtgagacTACTGAGGGGGGTAAGCAATATACTACTGAGATCCTAGCTACTTAGCTAGGCTGCTGGAACCTGTCTATGAtgggagacaaggtaaaatcaacttgggtctCCAAGTAATTTTCCAgcttgtatatatagacaaagacacaaaatacatgtggtctgtgcatgtgtgaatagaagcctaaatgtgaaaagagaagcgtgctgtgggctgcacagaagcgcggatttctcctaagcgcccttggcatggcatcttggcgtggcaACTTGGCATGGtgagtgccaagatcatgtgatcaaaaaacatgagatatcatgtcatgacccatgcctttgctggcatgtctcctgaccaagccacctacaaataggatattccacagtctttagaaggccgcatatactcacatatatgcagtcacaactgtcattactctaagcgctcatgacttagagactgacagtccaccagggtcacatgacctccccccctccagtccttcatcaaat
It contains:
- a CDS encoding Retrotransposon gag protein, which produces MPGLGAMGRTSLIMPQVQSGWSVPSFCTHTPAPVAALPHVYSPMSFDYMSYHKLFDMVAQNMMVLKKEFSQLQGAYESQHDQIALLRGELEEHWEHAKKWHQFYSNQIQGAAASIQAVQDQLVHNSTLCPTALVPPPPAPTSSNISPSLSPSDLKFAKPNKFGVNHSHKEKVLWVTSYFEGAAEDWVGPYKERKVFRGEAVPLLEDIDVFWAKFTKHYVDTNCNEKYCQKWNNLQQKSSVQEYTQEFQQYSISLGYSNETVVTTL